Proteins encoded in a region of the Petrotoga olearia DSM 13574 genome:
- the glmU gene encoding bifunctional UDP-N-acetylglucosamine diphosphorylase/glucosamine-1-phosphate N-acetyltransferase GlmU, translating into MKVLILAAGQGKRMKSKIPKVAHKILDKPMINWVIDIAKKISNDIGIVLGNGKDQVKELLDDNVKIFEQKERLGTGHAVICAEKFLDSSDILILYGDVPFISYNTLNSLIERHLKDNNSSTILSVRLDDPTGYGRIIKNEDKSVKIVEEKDADTFEKQIKEVYTGIAVYKGEQLKEALHHITPQNAQGEYYLTDVFRHMEKVGVVELENEIEVIGINDRIQLAEAEKKIRMEILKKHMLNGVTIQDPDSTYISVDASIGPDTIVYPQTFIYGKTTIGENCEIGPLTRVKDCIIEDNVKIIRSECELSRIHKNVSIGPFSRLREGTELQENVKIGNFVETKKTKISCNSKAQHLTYLGDTYVGRDVNIGAGTITCNYDGKKKNKTFIDDGAFIGSNTSLVAPVNVGKNSLIGAGSVITKDVPDNALALGRARQINKENWVLKKNSQNVEKGV; encoded by the coding sequence ATAAAAGTATTAATACTTGCCGCTGGGCAAGGAAAACGAATGAAATCAAAGATCCCAAAAGTTGCACATAAAATTCTGGATAAACCAATGATAAATTGGGTTATAGATATTGCAAAAAAAATAAGCAACGATATCGGGATAGTTCTAGGAAATGGCAAAGATCAGGTAAAAGAATTGTTAGATGATAATGTTAAAATTTTTGAGCAAAAAGAAAGATTAGGAACTGGTCACGCTGTAATCTGTGCAGAAAAATTTCTTGATAGTAGCGATATCTTGATACTTTACGGAGATGTTCCTTTTATCTCTTACAATACTTTAAATTCTCTTATTGAAAGACATTTAAAAGATAATAACAGTTCGACCATACTCTCAGTAAGATTAGATGATCCAACTGGTTATGGACGCATAATAAAAAACGAAGATAAATCTGTTAAAATAGTCGAAGAAAAAGATGCCGATACTTTTGAAAAGCAAATAAAAGAAGTTTATACAGGGATCGCTGTTTACAAGGGAGAGCAATTAAAAGAAGCCTTGCACCATATAACTCCACAAAATGCCCAAGGAGAATATTATTTGACTGATGTTTTTCGGCATATGGAAAAAGTTGGTGTGGTAGAATTAGAAAATGAAATAGAGGTTATAGGCATAAACGATAGAATACAGTTAGCAGAAGCCGAAAAAAAGATAAGAATGGAAATTTTAAAGAAACATATGTTAAATGGGGTTACTATACAAGATCCAGATTCTACTTACATCTCCGTCGATGCAAGTATTGGTCCTGACACAATAGTTTACCCTCAAACTTTTATATACGGAAAAACGACCATTGGAGAAAATTGTGAAATAGGCCCTTTAACCAGGGTCAAAGATTGTATCATAGAAGACAATGTGAAAATAATTCGATCGGAATGCGAATTAAGTAGAATACACAAAAACGTTTCAATAGGCCCTTTTTCGAGACTGAGAGAAGGAACAGAGTTGCAAGAGAACGTTAAAATAGGGAATTTTGTTGAAACTAAGAAAACCAAAATATCTTGCAATAGTAAAGCGCAACATTTAACTTATTTAGGTGACACTTATGTTGGAAGAGATGTAAACATTGGTGCAGGAACTATAACATGCAACTATGATGGTAAAAAAAAGAACAAGACTTTTATAGATGATGGAGCATTTATTGGAAGTAACACCTCTCTAGTTGCACCAGTTAATGTCGGGAAAAATTCTCTTATAGGGGCGGGGTCTGTAATAACAAAAGACGTGCCAGACAATGCTTTGGCTTTAGGAAGAGCACGTCAAATAAACAAAGAAAATTGGGTTTTAAAAAAGAACTCACAAAATGTAGAGAAGGGAGTATAA
- a CDS encoding YbaB/EbfC family nucleoid-associated protein: MAKKMKSLGGRSLSKKTGSKNNMNKMLQEAQRAQVEMQEELDKLDEELSNVEVEATSGGGVVKVVATCDMRIKDIVISEEVEDEDIDTLKDLIIAASNEAIEKAAKLKEEKTDEISQKFLGTLPNFGV, from the coding sequence ATGGCCAAAAAAATGAAAAGTTTAGGAGGCAGATCTCTTTCCAAAAAAACTGGCAGCAAAAACAACATGAACAAAATGCTTCAAGAAGCTCAAAGGGCCCAAGTTGAAATGCAGGAGGAACTAGATAAGTTAGATGAAGAGTTATCCAACGTTGAAGTAGAAGCCACCTCAGGTGGTGGAGTAGTAAAGGTTGTAGCAACGTGCGATATGCGAATAAAAGATATTGTTATATCTGAAGAAGTTGAAGATGAAGACATAGACACTCTAAAAGATCTTATCATAGCTGCTTCAAATGAAGCTATAGAAAAGGCTGCTAAACTTAAAGAGGAAAAGACTGACGAGATTTCACAGAAGTTTTTAGGAACTCTGCCAAACTTTGGAGTTTAA
- the pth gene encoding aminoacyl-tRNA hydrolase, with amino-acid sequence MRNLVIGLGNPGPRYVFTRHNVGFLALDKYAENKKNISNIKKISGRNFEGFALESNIFVKPLTYMNASGEVLPYVFKKFGKIEESLLIIYDDIWLNLGEIRIRKSGSDGGHNGLKSIIGILKSTDFPRIRIGINNGYEHGSGNLANYVLNPFTQEEWTILDKVLDYVTIAIDLILEGRINEAMNKFNGKII; translated from the coding sequence GTGAGAAATTTGGTAATAGGTTTAGGTAATCCTGGCCCGCGTTATGTTTTTACAAGGCATAACGTGGGTTTTTTAGCTTTAGATAAATATGCAGAAAACAAAAAAAATATATCGAATATTAAAAAAATATCCGGTAGAAATTTTGAAGGCTTTGCTCTAGAAAGCAATATTTTTGTCAAACCTTTAACTTACATGAATGCAAGTGGAGAAGTGTTACCTTATGTTTTTAAAAAATTTGGTAAAATAGAAGAAAGTTTATTAATAATTTACGATGATATATGGTTGAACTTAGGGGAAATACGTATAAGAAAAAGCGGTTCAGATGGTGGACATAATGGATTAAAATCAATTATAGGTATTTTAAAAAGTACAGATTTTCCCAGGATAAGAATAGGTATCAACAATGGATACGAGCATGGATCTGGAAATTTGGCAAATTATGTTTTAAACCCTTTTACGCAAGAAGAATGGACTATATTGGACAAAGTTCTAGACTATGTTACTATTGCAATAGACTTGATTTTAGAAGGCAGAATAAACGAAGCAATGAATAAATTTAATGGAAAGATAATTTAG
- the pgk gene encoding phosphoglycerate kinase, which translates to MKKLTIKDVELKGKKVIMRVDFNVPIKDGKITDETRIKAALDTIQYTLDKGAKVILLSHLGRPKGEKDPQFSLKPVADRLGELLSNKVYFVDETRGPKVEKSLAELKDGEVLLLENTRFEKGETKNDPELAKYWASLADLHVNDAFGTAHRAHASNVGIANYIPSVAGFLMEKEIEFLQKAVENPEKPYVVILGGAKVSDKIGVINNLLNKADKILIGGAMMFTFLKALDKNVGSSLVEEDKLDVAKDILENAKAKDVEIVLPVDTVIAQKIEAGVEKKTVKMDDGIPEGWMGLDIGAETVSLFKEKISDAKTIVWNGPMGVFEIDDFAFGTKEVAKAIAEVTKKGCISIIGGGDSAAAAEKFGLASEFSHVSTGGGASLEFLEGKELPGIASINEKKN; encoded by the coding sequence ATGAAAAAGTTAACTATAAAAGACGTTGAGTTAAAAGGTAAAAAGGTCATAATGAGAGTTGATTTCAACGTTCCTATAAAAGATGGAAAGATAACCGATGAAACCAGAATTAAAGCTGCTCTGGACACAATTCAGTATACTTTGGACAAAGGAGCAAAAGTAATATTGTTATCTCACCTAGGACGTCCCAAAGGTGAAAAGGACCCTCAATTTTCTCTAAAACCTGTAGCTGATAGATTAGGTGAGTTGTTGAGTAATAAAGTTTATTTTGTAGATGAAACCAGGGGACCCAAAGTTGAAAAATCCCTTGCAGAATTAAAGGATGGTGAAGTTTTACTACTTGAAAATACAAGATTTGAAAAAGGTGAAACAAAAAACGATCCCGAACTAGCAAAATATTGGGCATCTTTAGCCGATCTTCATGTTAATGATGCATTTGGAACGGCTCATAGAGCGCACGCTTCAAATGTTGGAATTGCAAACTATATCCCAAGTGTTGCAGGATTTTTGATGGAAAAAGAGATAGAATTTTTGCAAAAAGCTGTTGAAAACCCTGAAAAACCGTATGTAGTAATCCTGGGTGGCGCTAAAGTATCCGACAAAATAGGGGTAATAAATAATTTATTAAATAAAGCTGATAAGATCTTGATCGGCGGAGCGATGATGTTTACCTTCTTAAAAGCCTTAGATAAAAATGTTGGTTCTTCGTTGGTGGAAGAAGACAAACTCGATGTTGCAAAAGACATATTAGAAAACGCAAAAGCAAAGGACGTTGAGATTGTTTTACCTGTTGATACTGTTATCGCCCAAAAAATAGAAGCAGGTGTTGAAAAGAAAACTGTGAAAATGGATGATGGAATTCCTGAAGGTTGGATGGGCTTAGATATTGGAGCCGAAACCGTTTCATTATTTAAAGAAAAAATTTCTGATGCAAAAACAATCGTTTGGAACGGCCCTATGGGAGTTTTTGAAATAGATGATTTTGCTTTCGGTACAAAAGAGGTAGCAAAAGCGATCGCAGAAGTAACTAAAAAAGGTTGTATAAGTATTATAGGTGGAGGAGATTCTGCAGCTGCTGCTGAAAAATTTGGTTTGGCTAGCGAATTTTCCCACGTTTCAACTGGCGGAGGCGCTTCTTTAGAGTTTTTAGAAGGTAAAGAATTGCCGGGTATCGCTTCAATAAATGAAAAAAAAAACTGA
- a CDS encoding 50S ribosomal protein L25 has protein sequence MATVYKMVVNRRDPKVKARKFRNEKLIPAEVYGPALKENKHINIPYKELESMLEKVSETTLIELNVKGEDTEEKVTCFVKSVQRHKVSDQPIHVDFYVPEEGRKMNLRIPLEFEGEPVGVTQGGYVNIYVHEIPVAILPSDIVDSIKVDISKLKMGESLSVSDIKNLLPKDADALIEDEELVISVIEPKAAEEVVEETEEEEITEPEVIQEKTPQDMKEE, from the coding sequence ATGGCTACAGTTTACAAAATGGTTGTTAATAGAAGAGATCCAAAGGTCAAGGCAAGAAAATTCAGGAATGAAAAATTAATTCCAGCAGAAGTATACGGGCCAGCTTTAAAGGAAAACAAACATATAAATATTCCATATAAAGAACTGGAAAGTATGTTAGAAAAAGTTTCTGAAACTACTTTGATTGAACTTAATGTAAAGGGAGAAGATACCGAAGAAAAAGTCACTTGCTTTGTAAAATCTGTTCAAAGGCATAAAGTATCAGACCAACCAATTCACGTAGATTTTTATGTGCCAGAAGAAGGAAGAAAAATGAATTTAAGGATACCCTTAGAATTTGAAGGAGAACCTGTTGGAGTTACACAAGGTGGTTATGTGAACATCTATGTTCATGAAATACCTGTAGCTATTCTACCTTCAGATATAGTTGATTCTATAAAGGTGGATATTTCTAAGTTAAAAATGGGTGAATCTTTATCCGTTTCAGATATTAAAAATCTTCTCCCAAAAGATGCTGACGCTCTTATTGAAGATGAAGAGCTTGTCATTAGCGTTATAGAACCTAAAGCTGCTGAAGAAGTAGTCGAAGAAACTGAAGAGGAAGAAATCACCGAACCCGAAGTAATACAAGAAAAAACTCCTCAAGACATGAAGGAAGAATAA
- a CDS encoding ribose-phosphate pyrophosphokinase → MPTNENQFKVFAGNSNTPLAKKIVEYMGTRLGDCEVSTFADGEVNVKINETVRGFDVYIIQSIAPPVNNNIMELLIMIDALRRASAASISAIIPYFGYARQDRKARGRDPITAKLVANLITTAGATRVVTIDLHAEQIQGFFDIPVDNLWSFPIFSKYFLEEMKLTQHETVVVSPDVGGVKRARKFAQKLGCSLAILDKRRPKDNVAEVINVIGEVEGANCIIFDDIIDTGGSLVAAAETLHNKGAKKIIAAATHGILSLNAVEKLQNSIIDKIIVTDTIYHKELPDKFVELNSSELLGEAIVRIRKNLSVSILFR, encoded by the coding sequence ATGCCAACTAACGAGAATCAATTCAAGGTGTTTGCGGGAAACTCCAACACTCCTTTAGCAAAAAAAATTGTAGAATACATGGGCACAAGATTGGGAGATTGTGAAGTATCAACTTTTGCAGATGGTGAAGTAAATGTAAAAATTAACGAAACAGTCAGAGGATTTGATGTATATATAATTCAATCCATTGCTCCTCCTGTAAATAACAATATCATGGAGTTACTGATAATGATAGATGCTTTGCGAAGGGCTTCCGCTGCATCTATATCTGCTATAATTCCATACTTTGGGTATGCCCGCCAAGATAGAAAAGCAAGGGGTAGGGATCCAATTACTGCAAAGCTTGTTGCTAATTTAATTACAACAGCAGGTGCAACTAGGGTAGTGACGATAGATCTTCATGCCGAGCAAATTCAAGGGTTCTTTGATATACCAGTTGATAATCTTTGGAGTTTTCCTATTTTTTCAAAATATTTTTTAGAAGAAATGAAATTGACACAACACGAGACTGTGGTAGTTTCACCAGATGTTGGTGGAGTAAAACGAGCTAGAAAGTTTGCCCAAAAATTGGGATGTTCTTTAGCTATTCTCGACAAAAGAAGACCTAAAGATAACGTTGCAGAAGTAATAAATGTAATAGGAGAGGTAGAGGGTGCCAATTGTATAATATTCGATGATATAATAGATACAGGTGGATCTTTAGTAGCAGCTGCTGAAACTTTACATAATAAAGGAGCAAAAAAAATTATCGCTGCCGCTACACATGGAATATTGTCACTCAACGCCGTCGAAAAATTGCAAAATTCAATTATTGATAAAATAATTGTTACAGATACAATATATCATAAGGAATTGCCTGACAAATTTGTTGAATTAAATTCTTCAGAACTTTTGGGGGAAGCAATAGTCAGAATAAGAAAAAATTTATCTGTTAGTATACTTTTCAGATGA
- the gap gene encoding type I glyceraldehyde-3-phosphate dehydrogenase: MAVKIGINGFGRIGRLVFRQLVENPNFEVVAINDLTDSKTLGTLLKYDSVHGTFKGTVEIVDNGLKVNGKEIKVFAEKDPSNLPWADLGVSIVIESTGVFVNKEKASAHLKAGAKKVIITAPAKGEVDATIVMGVNDDILTPQMEVVSNASCTTNSIAPVIKVLNDKLKIKRGLLTTVHSFTNDQRVLDLPHKDLRRARAASLNIIPTTTGAAKAVGLVIPELKGKLDGMALRVPTPDGSITDLTVEVEKPTTVEEVNKMIKDAVENELKGIFGYNEEPIVSSDIVGSTVAGIFDATLTNVMDGTFVKVCAWYDNENGYSATVVKLTEKLAKML; the protein is encoded by the coding sequence GTGGCAGTTAAAATAGGTATTAATGGTTTTGGAAGAATAGGTAGATTAGTTTTTAGACAGTTGGTTGAAAACCCAAACTTTGAGGTAGTCGCAATAAACGATCTTACAGATTCAAAAACCTTAGGGACACTTTTAAAATACGACTCAGTTCATGGAACATTCAAAGGAACTGTTGAGATAGTTGATAATGGTTTAAAGGTCAATGGAAAAGAGATCAAGGTTTTCGCAGAAAAAGATCCAAGCAATCTTCCATGGGCTGATTTAGGGGTCTCAATAGTTATTGAATCTACAGGTGTTTTCGTAAATAAAGAAAAGGCTTCCGCACACCTAAAGGCTGGTGCTAAGAAAGTTATAATAACCGCTCCAGCAAAAGGTGAAGTAGATGCAACAATAGTTATGGGAGTAAATGACGATATCCTCACACCACAGATGGAAGTTGTTTCAAACGCATCTTGTACAACAAACTCAATTGCACCCGTTATAAAGGTTCTAAACGACAAATTAAAAATTAAAAGAGGTTTGCTAACCACCGTTCATTCATTCACAAACGATCAAAGGGTTTTAGATTTACCTCATAAAGATTTGAGAAGAGCAAGAGCCGCTTCTCTTAATATCATCCCAACAACAACCGGAGCTGCAAAGGCCGTTGGATTAGTAATTCCAGAACTCAAAGGTAAATTAGATGGAATGGCTTTGAGAGTTCCTACTCCAGATGGATCTATCACAGATTTAACCGTTGAAGTAGAAAAACCAACAACCGTTGAAGAAGTAAATAAAATGATAAAAGATGCCGTTGAAAACGAATTGAAAGGTATCTTTGGATACAACGAAGAACCAATTGTATCTTCTGATATAGTTGGCTCAACTGTTGCAGGAATATTCGATGCTACATTAACAAATGTAATGGATGGAACTTTTGTGAAAGTGTGTGCATGGTACGACAACGAAAATGGATATTCAGCAACCGTTGTAAAATTGACTGAAAAGCTGGCTAAGATGTTGTAA
- a CDS encoding AAA family ATPase has translation MKPSTVKYLSKKIMTSGEIPLLWGHFGVGKTDIAKEIAKETGRELIILIISQMEPGDLIGLPSRDSEKTVFLKPDWWPNKDEVIIMIDEINRAHRSIRNAIMQLLIDRRIHNHVLPSGAWIMGAANPPDEEYDQVDLITDPAFMSRFFHLELSPDVDDWVNWSTQEQVKSEVISFIKEYPEYLSSDNIVSMRLNLRPSPRSWYKLSNVLSNLSENDMEKYGYVIAASIVGSEAARTFLSHLENKVELPNPKDLLIEGKNLERIKKLANEEKVSLILRINNYFESLNEEEMEKLLSDGYEKTIAENIKNISEFVPKDAMFSVLRFLNEMVERNKGLKKAFYDKLLEEIAIKLGDSTWMEGI, from the coding sequence TTGAAACCATCCACTGTAAAATACCTATCAAAAAAAATTATGACTTCTGGAGAAATACCTCTCTTATGGGGACATTTTGGTGTAGGTAAAACGGATATCGCTAAGGAAATAGCAAAAGAGACTGGAAGAGAATTGATCATATTGATCATTTCTCAGATGGAACCTGGAGATCTGATTGGACTACCCTCGAGAGACTCAGAAAAAACTGTTTTTTTAAAACCTGACTGGTGGCCAAATAAAGATGAAGTAATAATAATGATCGACGAAATAAACAGGGCACACAGGTCTATAAGAAATGCGATCATGCAGTTATTGATAGACAGAAGAATACATAATCATGTATTACCGTCTGGAGCATGGATCATGGGAGCCGCTAACCCTCCCGATGAAGAGTACGATCAAGTAGATTTGATAACCGATCCTGCTTTTATGTCCAGATTTTTTCATTTAGAGTTGTCACCTGATGTTGATGATTGGGTTAACTGGTCTACTCAAGAACAAGTAAAGAGCGAAGTTATTTCTTTTATCAAAGAATATCCTGAATATCTTTCTTCTGATAATATAGTATCTATGAGACTCAATTTAAGGCCTAGTCCCAGGAGTTGGTATAAATTATCTAACGTTCTGTCTAATTTATCTGAAAATGATATGGAAAAATATGGTTACGTCATTGCTGCATCAATAGTTGGATCGGAAGCAGCAAGGACTTTCTTGTCTCATTTAGAAAATAAAGTTGAACTACCTAACCCGAAAGATTTACTAATTGAAGGGAAAAATCTAGAAAGAATTAAGAAATTGGCCAATGAAGAAAAGGTAAGTCTTATTTTAAGAATAAATAATTATTTTGAGTCACTAAATGAGGAAGAAATGGAAAAATTATTATCAGATGGATATGAAAAAACAATTGCTGAAAATATAAAGAACATAAGTGAGTTTGTCCCTAAGGATGCTATGTTTTCTGTATTAAGATTTTTAAACGAGATGGTAGAAAGAAATAAAGGATTAAAAAAGGCTTTTTATGACAAACTTTTGGAAGAAATTGCCATTAAACTAGGAGATTCCACTTGGATGGAAGGAATTTAG
- a CDS encoding Rne/Rng family ribonuclease: MEEGNKAMDEEKTMLVSKALEEIRIAIMEEDKLCEIFFEDFETDKNTGKIFLGIIENKVPSLEAFFVNIGLGKNGFLRYRDVLDDPNHYNAGDKILVQVRKDGGTRKGPQLSMQLSLPGKYLVYIPNSKESIGISRKILQEKERTRLRQIAKKMLMDNESIIFRTNSEGIDEKEVEMELKEMRKMYNSILQRFQSQKNPGVLYEESDFLEYILRERLDSKTKKIITDDRQIVRKLKKSLKGFELKPKVEYVKGDVFQTHNVYHQMEEIFTKKIELSGGGTITLDRAEALTAIDVDSAGNLEGKNIEETSFITNMEAAKEIVRQLKLRNIGGMIVVDFIDMKDPSHKKTIINILKEEAKKDKSKVTILGFTNMGLLEIIRKRTTQPLDTNVYSQCPLCHGTGKIIAPSLVHGRLIKELLSSAKEIKKEKVKIIEINAFHNLSGYLTPSLTEELEKQLKVKLEVSFNWQNPNSYGIKYKK; encoded by the coding sequence TTGGAGGAAGGAAATAAAGCAATGGACGAAGAAAAGACAATGTTAGTAAGTAAAGCTCTTGAAGAAATAAGAATAGCAATAATGGAAGAGGATAAATTATGTGAAATTTTTTTCGAGGATTTTGAAACCGATAAGAATACGGGGAAAATCTTCTTGGGTATAATTGAAAATAAAGTTCCAAGTTTAGAAGCTTTTTTTGTAAATATAGGATTAGGAAAAAATGGTTTTCTAAGATATCGAGATGTTCTTGATGATCCTAATCATTATAACGCTGGAGACAAAATTCTAGTCCAGGTAAGAAAAGATGGGGGAACCAGAAAAGGGCCTCAACTTTCTATGCAATTAAGTCTACCGGGTAAATATCTAGTATACATCCCAAATTCTAAGGAAAGTATTGGCATATCCAGAAAAATTCTTCAAGAAAAAGAAAGAACAAGATTGAGACAGATAGCAAAAAAGATGCTAATGGATAACGAATCTATTATATTCAGAACTAATTCTGAAGGAATCGACGAAAAAGAAGTAGAAATGGAATTAAAAGAAATGCGAAAAATGTATAATAGTATTTTGCAAAGATTTCAATCTCAAAAAAATCCTGGAGTTTTATACGAAGAAAGCGATTTTCTTGAGTACATATTAAGAGAACGGTTGGATTCTAAAACAAAAAAAATAATCACAGACGACAGACAAATTGTTAGAAAACTAAAGAAAAGTTTGAAAGGCTTTGAACTAAAACCCAAAGTGGAGTACGTTAAAGGGGATGTTTTTCAGACCCATAATGTATATCATCAAATGGAAGAAATCTTTACAAAGAAGATCGAACTATCAGGTGGAGGAACCATTACTTTAGATAGAGCAGAAGCTTTAACCGCCATTGATGTAGATTCTGCTGGAAATTTGGAAGGAAAGAATATTGAGGAAACTTCGTTTATTACAAACATGGAAGCAGCCAAAGAAATAGTCCGACAATTGAAATTAAGAAATATTGGAGGAATGATCGTTGTAGATTTTATAGATATGAAAGACCCTTCACATAAAAAAACTATTATCAATATTCTTAAAGAAGAAGCAAAAAAAGATAAATCAAAAGTTACCATATTAGGGTTCACAAACATGGGACTTTTAGAAATTATTAGAAAAAGAACTACACAACCTTTGGATACCAACGTGTATTCCCAATGTCCATTATGCCATGGAACCGGTAAAATCATAGCTCCTTCCCTAGTACATGGGAGATTGATAAAAGAATTATTGTCCTCGGCCAAGGAAATAAAAAAAGAAAAAGTAAAAATAATAGAAATTAATGCATTTCATAATCTTTCTGGCTATTTAACACCATCTTTAACGGAAGAACTGGAAAAACAGTTAAAAGTAAAATTAGAGGTGTCTTTTAACTGGCAAAACCCTAATTCTTATGGCATTAAATACAAAAAATGA
- a CDS encoding vWA domain-containing protein, with protein MDDILQNAWIELEKESLFFSYLRMNFDSMPTTSVRTIKVSITPQGKFRLLYNPNRLKNIGLILTKGILKHEIYHIIFGHIFIKPKNKRERGIWDLAMDAAVNQYIRELDVFAVPLDVMVVEGHAPDNEFFFVTAPINLLNKTAEEYYKYIMDLFEKNKMLDLEEILEKRETNLDSHDFSSEIPEEMAFDIVSEFITKAYDKSKKNLPDGIELAVSLMVTKPFFNWETMLRRFFGSSIVVEKYRTLMRPNRRYEDQPGWRSKMGPNIAIIIDTSGSIIEEEYNAFFSEVENISKNLGGKVTLIQADSHIQNIMTYHKGNWKELVLKGKGSTDMQPAVDYVEENLRPEGIIIFTDGWVEVPNVRRRILFILSKKHNPEFLNNVIEYYGKNSVAIIS; from the coding sequence ATGGATGATATACTTCAAAACGCTTGGATTGAACTAGAGAAAGAAAGCTTATTTTTCTCTTACTTGAGGATGAATTTTGATTCCATGCCAACCACTTCTGTAAGAACTATAAAGGTTTCAATAACACCTCAAGGGAAATTTAGATTATTGTACAATCCAAACCGTTTAAAAAATATTGGTTTAATATTAACCAAAGGAATTTTAAAACATGAAATTTATCACATAATATTTGGTCATATATTCATAAAACCTAAAAATAAAAGGGAAAGAGGTATTTGGGATTTAGCTATGGATGCAGCGGTAAACCAATATATCAGAGAATTAGATGTGTTTGCGGTACCACTAGATGTAATGGTAGTTGAAGGACACGCTCCAGACAACGAATTCTTTTTTGTTACCGCTCCTATAAACCTTTTAAATAAAACGGCTGAAGAATACTACAAATATATAATGGATTTATTTGAAAAAAACAAGATGCTCGATTTAGAAGAAATACTAGAAAAAAGAGAGACTAATCTCGACTCACACGACTTTTCATCAGAAATTCCCGAAGAAATGGCTTTTGACATCGTAAGTGAGTTCATTACAAAAGCCTACGATAAAAGCAAAAAAAATCTTCCAGATGGCATTGAATTGGCGGTTTCTCTTATGGTAACAAAGCCTTTCTTTAACTGGGAAACAATGTTAAGAAGATTTTTTGGTAGTTCTATAGTTGTTGAAAAATACAGGACTCTAATGAGACCAAATCGAAGATACGAGGATCAACCAGGTTGGAGATCAAAAATGGGGCCAAATATTGCAATAATAATCGACACTAGTGGTTCCATCATAGAAGAAGAATATAATGCATTTTTCAGTGAAGTAGAAAATATTTCAAAAAATCTTGGGGGAAAAGTCACTTTAATCCAAGCAGATAGCCATATCCAAAATATCATGACCTATCACAAAGGAAACTGGAAAGAACTAGTTTTGAAAGGCAAAGGTTCAACTGACATGCAACCTGCAGTTGATTACGTTGAGGAAAATTTAAGACCAGAAGGCATAATCATATTTACGGATGGTTGGGTTGAAGTACCAAATGTGCGAAGAAGGATTCTCTTTATCTTATCAAAAAAACACAACCCTGAATTTTTAAATAATGTGATAGAATATTATGGAAAGAACAGTGTTGCAATTATAAGCTAA